Within Claveliimonas bilis, the genomic segment TCAAACTTGACTGCTGCCGTCGCAACTCCCGCGATCGTTTCATTACCCTATAGATTTACACTACTCTCAAACTACTTGTGTTTTCTCATTTACACAAACTACGTTTCATTACCCTATAGATTTACACTACTCTCAAACCCTGCATATGGATTTTTCTCCTCTTCGTCAGTTTCATTACCCTATAGATTTACACTACTCTCAAACTGAAGGAGATTCTGGAATTACGGATAAAAGTTTCATTACCCTATAGATTTACACTACTCTCAAACTACTCCTTTTACATCATGGTATGGTGACGAGTTTCATTACCCTATAGATTTACACTACTCTCAAACCGTATCACCGCCCTGATTGTTCTTTCCCTCGTTTCATTACCCTATAGATTTACACTACTCTCAAACTTTGTCTCGATAACCTGCATTCCTTCTTGGGTTTCATTACCCTATAGATTTACACTACTCTCAAACCCGTACCCCGGAAGAAATGCGGCTTTTATGGTTTCATTACCCTATAGATTTACACTACTCTCAAACTAACTGGATCATATCCGATGTAAAATTCGGGTTTCATTACCCTATAGATTTACACTACTCTCAAACTGTGTTTACGCCGGTTTTCTGATGCGCAAGTTTCATTACCCTATAGATTTACACTACTCTCAAACTGTGCCGAGAGACGGATACCATGGGCTTTAGTTTCATTACCCTATAGATTTACACTACTCTCAAACGAAAGAGACACTTGAATTTTTTAAAGCAATGTTTCATTACCCTATAGATTTACACTACTCTCAAACCGTAGGTCTTAGAGTTCATAGTCCAGAACAGTTTCATTACCCTATAGATTTACACTACTCTCAAACGGAGAAACGGGAGCATACGGAGGGTTCCAGGTTTCATTACCCTATAGATTTACACTACTCTCAAACTGCGGGCATATACTTTCTGGATATTTACAAGTTTCATTACCCTATAGATTTACACTACTCTCAAACAAACCTGTCCTGCGTGGATAGTGTCGCTCTGTTTCATTACCCTATAGATTTACACTACTCTCAAACCTCTACCGCCAAAGCACAGTATCTACATGGGTTTCATTACCCTATAGATTTACACTACTCTCAAACCTCAAATTCAAGAAAACGACCTGCTATCGCCGTGAAATCTATAGGGATTATTCAAAACTCACATAAATCACGATCAACAATCAATCGACTTTCATTTTCCAACCCTTCGAAATCATGACTGTCAATCAACAACACTTGAAAAGAGTGTCCTGTCACAGTATCTGCAAACTCCTGTAGCTGCTCTCTTCCAATATAACTACTCAAATTAACAAAAATAAACAGCTTATCTCCTTCAAATTCCCGCACCAGTTCCATATATGCATAGATTTTGTCAACCAGTCTATCATACTCATCTGCCACTGTCAGTTCTGCCGCTTTAAGTATCTGCTGAAGAGAGATATCATGACACTCTATATCTGCATCAAAATTAAGGCTCAAATCATTAATATATGTTTCAATTTCAGCCATCAATTTTTGTGTCCGTTCATAGTATACATCATCCTGTCCGCATTTTTCCATAGCTGCCAGCACCTTTTTTATGATCGTCCTGTTATTCATCTCAACAGCCAATGGATCAGTGACCAGTTCCGCATATTTATGAAAACTAACAGGTTCATCATGAATCGAGAGAACCGTATCACCATCAAGATTATCCATCTGTCGTTTTATATCAGTTAACACTTCATACAGAAAATCCGGTGCTTCAATCACAAGCACATTGATTCGTTGATCTGATATTTCAATCCTACTGCTTATCTTTGGATGTACAACTTTCATAATATAACCAGCCTTTCATCTGTATCTATCACTTCTTTGTTTGATTTTCCCACCAAAAATTCCATTTTTGAAAATTGTTTCTCCGTAACAGACAGAACCTGTACTAATCCTGATGGGGGCTTGGCTTTTCGAATTGTATCAACCACACTTTTTTCTATACTTGGATTCAAGACCATTCTACAATAAACAGATTCCTGCATCATAAAAAAACCGTTTTTCAAAAGTGTTTTTCGAAATGATCGGTAATTTCTTATATCTTCTGATGTTTGTACCGGCAAATCAAAGAAAACTAAAATTCTCATAAATCGATAACTCATAATCCATAAAATGTAATCAATGATAAATCCTTTTCATTTATCGCATCAAAAACGCTTTTCACATAAATCTTAATACCATTATTCAGCACTTGCCGTGTATTGTTAATACCTATTTCCTGTTGTAGAAGTTCTAACATTCTGTGCTTTTCTTCCACCGAAAACTCTGTAAATCCACCGGCATAAACATATCGGTCTACCAGGACACGAAACGGTTCCATCAAATCACAGCTCAAATTGAATTGATTGAACATATTATCATGAAAAAATCCCAGTTGTGTCAGATAACCATTCGCCACAACCTCCCGGTTAATTGTCGACAAGATGAGAGAATATCCATAGTTCAAAGCCGCATTGACAGGATTGTCATCGTTTCTGGTAAATTCTTTTCCAAACAGTGCATTAAAATAAACTTTTGCTGCATGTCCTTCCCGATTCGTTGCATCCCGATATTCCATTTCGTCTATATAGCCCCTAAGCAGCGCTTCTTCATCTTTTTGTAAATCTGCCAAAAAGTCTGCCTGTTTTCGGATTTTCTCTTTCACAATTCTCGTCCATATCTCACCTTTTAATTCTTCACTCCAGGATATCTGTAATTTAATTTTGCTGGAACAATCATGGCAGCCATAATAAGGGACTAATTCTGATTGAGGATTCCTTTTACTGTCACAAAAAATCACTTTGATCTTTTTCTGCATCAATGCCTCAATCAGACAACCTGTAAGAGATACAGCCGGATTCTCTATAATGATTGTATGAATGTCATCTAAGAGAATCCTCTTTGTATCTTCTTTTCTCACTTCCAGGAAGTTCATTTTGTAATCTAATTTACAGCGTTTCGTAATAACAACAGTTCTAAAACTCATAATAACTCCAATAGATTTTGAGAGACCTTTCTATGCAGCCCAGCTGCAGAAATATCAACAATTCGGACGTCTTTGAAAGACTTTTTCCAGTTAGACAATTTAGAATTAGTAGTAAAAATAGCAGCCTGTCCAACTCCCCCTAACGCTTTTAAATCACATCCTGTTGTCCTTCCTGTCTGAAAAACTGAAAGGATATTTAAAAGTACTTCTACCTGCTCTTCCAGTGTTAATTTTTCAAACTGATCCTTACCATTTTTCAGCACCTCCAATTGACTTCCAAATATCGCATCATACGGTTTAGTCTCTAATTTACCTTTAAAAAATGAATACATGGAGCTATTTTCCGCTTTTGTTATTTTGTCATATGTTTCCTCCACATATAATTCTTTGCTTTGCTTTTTCTTTTTAGAGAAACTCTCCAGACGTTTTATATATCTTTCTTTCTCACGATCCACAAGCAACGGCATCATAGATCTGAATAATAACTTTTGTCCTCCACTAGATTTTCCTGCAATAGCCACGTCAAATCCATCCAATGACAAGAGCGTATTTACTTTTAGTTTTCTCATACCTAATGGAAAGCTTACTTCCTGCACCGTTTCTCTTGGTTTCCCGATAATCTGTGCAATTGTTTTTCCTACATATTCTTCCGCATATGTTTTATTGTCCATGATTCGCTTCGTTTCCATCAAATCAATCGGGACAAACATCACGTCTTTCTTGGGTTTTTTCCCCGCTTCTGTATATTTTGCCAACAGGAAATAACTTGCGGTTGATTTATTATAACCGCCATACTTTTCCGTATCCAATCCACCTTTTCGTTCAATCAATCCAGCTGCTGCTCTCAATGGCTGTTGGTCAAACAAACCGCCTTTTCTCTCAAAAGCATATCTCGTGTAATGGACACTGTTCTTAGCAAGCACTTTCTTCACTCGTGCAATATCTTTTCCACCATTCCACACCAATTCTTTTCCACACCATACTTTATTCCCAAAAATCACCTTAGTTTTGACTGAATAATCATCCTGATCAATCTTAAAGAACTTTGTAGTAAATCTGGCATTATACACCTCTCCTGCCACAATATTTAAATATGCATCTTTGGCATGATGAAGGTCATTGACACTCCTGCTTTTCACGGATTCCAGCACCTGATTTCGGAAATCAGAAACTAAGCCTGCCTTTACGAAAACTATTTCTGTTTCGGGAAAGA encodes:
- the csn2 gene encoding type II-A CRISPR-associated protein Csn2, which gives rise to MKVVHPKISSRIEISDQRINVLVIEAPDFLYEVLTDIKRQMDNLDGDTVLSIHDEPVSFHKYAELVTDPLAVEMNNRTIIKKVLAAMEKCGQDDVYYERTQKLMAEIETYINDLSLNFDADIECHDISLQQILKAAELTVADEYDRLVDKIYAYMELVREFEGDKLFIFVNLSSYIGREQLQEFADTVTGHSFQVLLIDSHDFEGLENESRLIVDRDLCEF
- the cas2 gene encoding CRISPR-associated endonuclease Cas2 is translated as MRILVFFDLPVQTSEDIRNYRSFRKTLLKNGFFMMQESVYCRMVLNPSIEKSVVDTIRKAKPPSGLVQVLSVTEKQFSKMEFLVGKSNKEVIDTDERLVIL
- the cas1 gene encoding type II CRISPR-associated endonuclease Cas1 translates to MSFRTVVITKRCKLDYKMNFLEVRKEDTKRILLDDIHTIIIENPAVSLTGCLIEALMQKKIKVIFCDSKRNPQSELVPYYGCHDCSSKIKLQISWSEELKGEIWTRIVKEKIRKQADFLADLQKDEEALLRGYIDEMEYRDATNREGHAAKVYFNALFGKEFTRNDDNPVNAALNYGYSLILSTINREVVANGYLTQLGFFHDNMFNQFNLSCDLMEPFRVLVDRYVYAGGFTEFSVEEKHRMLELLQQEIGINNTRQVLNNGIKIYVKSVFDAINEKDLSLITFYGL